Proteins encoded in a region of the Eubalaena glacialis isolate mEubGla1 chromosome 20, mEubGla1.1.hap2.+ XY, whole genome shotgun sequence genome:
- the PLPBP gene encoding pyridoxal phosphate homeostasis protein isoform X2, translating into MWRAGSMSAELGVGFALRAVNERVQQAVMRRPRILSSCPEIKWHFIGHLQKQNVNKLMAVPNLFMLETVDSVKLADKVNSAWQKKGSPERLKVMVQINTSGEESKHGLPPAEMVAMVEHINAKCPSLEFVGLMTIGSLGHDLSEGPNPDFQVLGARDGGAAHVLSKHPVRCCCRAGCCRQLHRHPGRCLSCYIITLFWNSPHTVLLALREELCGKLSIPADQVELSMGMSVDFQHAIEVGSTNVRIGSTIFGERDYSKKAAPDKPAAELKAPAAEAARAL; encoded by the exons ATGTGGAGAGCTGGCAGCATGTCGGCGGAGCTGGGGGTTGGCTTCGCCCTGAGGGCGGTGAACGAGCGCGTGCAGCAGGCGGTGATGCGGCGGCCGCGG ATTCTGTCTTCGTGTCCTGAGATCAAATGGCACTTCATTGGCCATCTACAGAAACAAAATGTCAACAAATTGATGG CTGTCCCCAATCTCTTCATGCTGGAAACAGTGGATTCTGTGAAGCTGGCAGACAAAGTGAACAGTGCGTGGCAGAAAAAAGGTTCTCCCGAAAGGTTAAAGGTTATGGTCCAGATTAACACCAGCGGAGAGGAGA GCAAACATGGCCTGCCGCCTGCAGAGATGGTGGCCATGGTGGAACACATAAACGCCAAGTGCCCCAGCCTGGAGTTCGTGGGGCTGATGACCATCGGGAGCTTGGGGCACGATCTTAGTGAAGGACCAAACCCAGACTTCCAGGTACTCGGGGCCCGGGATGGGGGCGCTGCTCACGTGCTGAGCAAGCATCCGGTGAGATGCTGTTGCAGGGCTGGCTGCTGCCGTCAACTCCACAGACATCCCGGACGTTGCCTGTCATGTTATATTATTACTCTCTTCTGGAACTCTCCTCATACG GTGTTACTGGCGCTCCGGGAGGAGCTGTGCGGGAAGCTGAGCATTCCTGCCGACCAGGTGGAGCTGAGCATGGGCATGTCCGTGGACTTCCAGCACGCG ATTGAAGTGGGATCTACGAATGTCCGAATAGGAAGCACCATTTTTGGAGAGCGAGATTACTCCAAGAAAGCTGCCCCGGACAAGCCTGCAGCAGAGCTGAAGGCCCCGGCGGCGGAGGCGGCCCGGGCACTTTGA
- the PLPBP gene encoding pyridoxal phosphate homeostasis protein isoform X1, protein MWRAGSMSAELGVGFALRAVNERVQQAVMRRPRELPAIQPRLVAVSKTKPADMVIEAYSHGQRTFGENYVQELLEKASNPKILSSCPEIKWHFIGHLQKQNVNKLMAVPNLFMLETVDSVKLADKVNSAWQKKGSPERLKVMVQINTSGEESKHGLPPAEMVAMVEHINAKCPSLEFVGLMTIGSLGHDLSEGPNPDFQVLGARDGGAAHVLSKHPVRCCCRAGCCRQLHRHPGRCLSCYIITLFWNSPHTVLLALREELCGKLSIPADQVELSMGMSVDFQHAIEVGSTNVRIGSTIFGERDYSKKAAPDKPAAELKAPAAEAARAL, encoded by the exons ATGTGGAGAGCTGGCAGCATGTCGGCGGAGCTGGGGGTTGGCTTCGCCCTGAGGGCGGTGAACGAGCGCGTGCAGCAGGCGGTGATGCGGCGGCCGCGG GAACTCCCAGCCATCCAGCCCCGGCTAGTAGCGGTCAGCAAAACCAAGCCTGCAGACATGGTGATCGAGGCCTACAGTCACGGGCAACGCACTTTCGGGGAGAACTAT GTTCAGGAACTGCTTGAAAAAGCATCAAATCCTAAA ATTCTGTCTTCGTGTCCTGAGATCAAATGGCACTTCATTGGCCATCTACAGAAACAAAATGTCAACAAATTGATGG CTGTCCCCAATCTCTTCATGCTGGAAACAGTGGATTCTGTGAAGCTGGCAGACAAAGTGAACAGTGCGTGGCAGAAAAAAGGTTCTCCCGAAAGGTTAAAGGTTATGGTCCAGATTAACACCAGCGGAGAGGAGA GCAAACATGGCCTGCCGCCTGCAGAGATGGTGGCCATGGTGGAACACATAAACGCCAAGTGCCCCAGCCTGGAGTTCGTGGGGCTGATGACCATCGGGAGCTTGGGGCACGATCTTAGTGAAGGACCAAACCCAGACTTCCAGGTACTCGGGGCCCGGGATGGGGGCGCTGCTCACGTGCTGAGCAAGCATCCGGTGAGATGCTGTTGCAGGGCTGGCTGCTGCCGTCAACTCCACAGACATCCCGGACGTTGCCTGTCATGTTATATTATTACTCTCTTCTGGAACTCTCCTCATACG GTGTTACTGGCGCTCCGGGAGGAGCTGTGCGGGAAGCTGAGCATTCCTGCCGACCAGGTGGAGCTGAGCATGGGCATGTCCGTGGACTTCCAGCACGCG ATTGAAGTGGGATCTACGAATGTCCGAATAGGAAGCACCATTTTTGGAGAGCGAGATTACTCCAAGAAAGCTGCCCCGGACAAGCCTGCAGCAGAGCTGAAGGCCCCGGCGGCGGAGGCGGCCCGGGCACTTTGA
- the PLPBP gene encoding pyridoxal phosphate homeostasis protein isoform X3: protein MWRAGSMSAELGVGFALRAVNERVQQAVMRRPRELPAIQPRLVAVSKTKPADMVIEAYSHGQRTFGENYVQELLEKASNPKILSSCPEIKWHFIGHLQKQNVNKLMAVPNLFMLETVDSVKLADKVNSAWQKKGSPERLKVMVQINTSGEESKHGLPPAEMVAMVEHINAKCPSLEFVGLMTIGSLGHDLSEGPNPDFQVLLALREELCGKLSIPADQVELSMGMSVDFQHAIEVGSTNVRIGSTIFGERDYSKKAAPDKPAAELKAPAAEAARAL from the exons ATGTGGAGAGCTGGCAGCATGTCGGCGGAGCTGGGGGTTGGCTTCGCCCTGAGGGCGGTGAACGAGCGCGTGCAGCAGGCGGTGATGCGGCGGCCGCGG GAACTCCCAGCCATCCAGCCCCGGCTAGTAGCGGTCAGCAAAACCAAGCCTGCAGACATGGTGATCGAGGCCTACAGTCACGGGCAACGCACTTTCGGGGAGAACTAT GTTCAGGAACTGCTTGAAAAAGCATCAAATCCTAAA ATTCTGTCTTCGTGTCCTGAGATCAAATGGCACTTCATTGGCCATCTACAGAAACAAAATGTCAACAAATTGATGG CTGTCCCCAATCTCTTCATGCTGGAAACAGTGGATTCTGTGAAGCTGGCAGACAAAGTGAACAGTGCGTGGCAGAAAAAAGGTTCTCCCGAAAGGTTAAAGGTTATGGTCCAGATTAACACCAGCGGAGAGGAGA GCAAACATGGCCTGCCGCCTGCAGAGATGGTGGCCATGGTGGAACACATAAACGCCAAGTGCCCCAGCCTGGAGTTCGTGGGGCTGATGACCATCGGGAGCTTGGGGCACGATCTTAGTGAAGGACCAAACCCAGACTTCCAG GTGTTACTGGCGCTCCGGGAGGAGCTGTGCGGGAAGCTGAGCATTCCTGCCGACCAGGTGGAGCTGAGCATGGGCATGTCCGTGGACTTCCAGCACGCG ATTGAAGTGGGATCTACGAATGTCCGAATAGGAAGCACCATTTTTGGAGAGCGAGATTACTCCAAGAAAGCTGCCCCGGACAAGCCTGCAGCAGAGCTGAAGGCCCCGGCGGCGGAGGCGGCCCGGGCACTTTGA